The Brassica oleracea var. oleracea cultivar TO1000 unplaced genomic scaffold, BOL UnpScaffold00629, whole genome shotgun sequence genome includes a window with the following:
- the LOC106319820 gene encoding uncharacterized protein LOC106319820: MADNPALASQGAIIEAARTSPYYLHPSDNPGALITSVLLKGDNYTECATELSNSIQAKQKLGFINGTIAKPTTEPDLTRWLATNSMLVGWIRTSIDPKIRSTVTFVPEAHKLWENLQRRFSVKNGVRIHQVRDSINTCQQTGQSVIEYYGRLTKLWEELDNLTTTRACTCEAATDIEKERDEIRVHKFLFGLDESRFRNIRSQIIDEDPLPDINKVYSRVIREEQHNNSRPAETKTEAIGFSAQTDLTSSSSSKPDPLQAAVVRSRDPNRVCTHCSRTGHEKSECFLLHGFPEWWNEQPRNNSGGGSYTQRGRGGRFSNNRVRGGRSNTTRATTNNATSSTINNDQIAQIIQLLQSSRSNISSERLAGKTKFSDIIIDTGASHHMTGNLSLLSDVSDVVPSSVKFPDGRFSQALKKGTLVLSRDYRPFYEDPDWNG, translated from the exons ATGGCCGATAATCCAGCATTGGCATCTCAAGGCGCCATCATAGAGGCTGCCAGAACCTCTCCATACTATCTTCATCCTTCGGATAATCCGGGGGCTCTTATCACCTCTGTTCTACTTAAAGGAGATAACTATACTGAGTGTGCAACGGAATTATCAAATTCAATCCAAGCAAAACAAAAGCTAGGCTTTATCAATGGTACCATCGCAAAACCGACGACGGAACCAGACCTTACTCGCTGGTTGGCAACAAATTCCATGCTGGTAGGATGGATTCGAACCTCCATCGATCCAAAGATAAGATCAACCGTGACGTTTGTCCCTGAGGCTCACAAATTATGGGAAAACCTACAACGCCGCTTCTCTGTCAAAAACGGCGTACGTATACATCAAGTCCGAGATTCTATCAACACATGTCAACAGACTGGACAGAGTGTTATCGAATACTATGGTCGCTTGACTAAACTCTGGGAGGAACTTGATAATTTAACGACAACGCGAGCGTGTACTTGTGAAGCAGCGACAgatatagaaaaagaaagagacgaAATCCGAGTACACAAATTTCTGTTTGGCCTTGATGAATCACGTTTCCGCAACATACGCTCACAAATAATAGACGAGGATCCGTTACCAGATATCAACAAAGTTTATTCTCGCGTGATCAGAGAAGAACAACACAACAACTCCCGACCTGCAGAGACAAAAACAGAGGCCATTGGATTCTCTGCTCAAACGGATTtaacttcatcatcttcatcaaaacCAGATCCTCTCCAGGCTGCAGTGGTTCGCAGTCGTGATCCTAACAGAGTATGTACTCATTGCTCTCGTACCGGTCATGAGAAATCAGAATGCTTTCTGTTACATGGTTTCCCGGAGTGGTGGAATGAGCAACCAAGGAACAACTCAGGTGGAGGATCATATACTCAGCGAGGTCGTGGAGGACGCTTTTCTAACAATCGAGTTCGTGGGGGTCGTTCCAATACAACTCGAGCAACAACCAATAATGCAACATCATCAACCATCAACAACGATCAGATCGCTCAGATCATTCAGCTGTTGCAGTCCTCTCGTTCGAACATATCATCTGAAAGATTGGCtggtaaaacaaaattttctgaTATCATAATCGACACTGGTGCTTCTCATCATATGACAGGGAATCTATCGCTTTTAAGTGATGTCTCAGACGTCGTACCCTCTTCGGTCAAGTTCCCAGATGGTCGTTTTTCACAAGCTCTCAAGAAGGGCACACTTGTGCTCAGCCGTGATTACA GACCGTTTTACGAAGACCCTGATTGGAACGGGTGA